In Nonomuraea sp. NBC_00507, the following are encoded in one genomic region:
- a CDS encoding LCP family protein → MRKRDGVDAVPGGRKERPPRRPRPALGARAPRFAKPLTTASVVGWTALSALVPGAAHLRAGHRRTGLVLVSLYALVLLGVLGFALTRKDLLTSLTTFTDDGMMVTVIVVASVLALAWFALMVVSYVVLGPNRLNQQGQMVTGIVVGVLCVAVMSPFALAASYVQTAQSAINDIFPSSPDSDTPPVAQNPEDPWGGRTRVNFLLVGGDAAGNRTGVRTDSMNVASVDIKTGNTVLFSLPRNLQHVRFPPSSPLHKQFPNGFMAELPNGGLLNEVWQYANDHPEIMGGKNKGSRALMDAIGHTLGLKIDYYALINMYGFAALVDAIGGLKIRVEQDVKWGGLYGTAGTIKAGTRKLSGEQALWYGRSRVNSDDFSRMGRQRCVIGAFAQQATPTVILTNFNKIAGAAKRMASTNIPRPLVQPLVEVAVKVKDAKITSLQFVPPDFWPGSADWVKIRQAAKKAINDSMRPRKQAQTAGVSASPGVTGATPTKTSAASPTQTPTRNSQKSGAKSLDELCGL, encoded by the coding sequence GTGAGGAAGCGCGATGGGGTCGACGCCGTGCCAGGAGGCAGGAAAGAGCGCCCCCCGCGCCGTCCGCGTCCGGCGCTCGGCGCCCGCGCCCCGCGCTTCGCCAAACCGCTGACGACCGCCTCCGTGGTCGGCTGGACCGCTCTGTCCGCCCTCGTGCCCGGCGCCGCACATCTGCGCGCCGGGCATCGTCGTACCGGGCTGGTTCTCGTCAGCCTGTACGCGCTGGTGCTGCTCGGGGTGCTGGGCTTCGCCCTGACCCGGAAGGACCTCCTGACGAGCCTCACCACCTTCACCGACGACGGCATGATGGTCACGGTGATCGTCGTCGCCTCGGTGCTCGCGCTCGCCTGGTTCGCGCTCATGGTCGTCTCGTACGTGGTGCTCGGCCCGAACCGGCTCAACCAGCAGGGCCAGATGGTGACCGGCATCGTGGTGGGCGTGCTGTGCGTGGCCGTCATGTCGCCGTTCGCGCTGGCGGCCAGCTATGTGCAGACCGCCCAGAGCGCGATCAACGACATCTTCCCCTCCTCGCCCGACTCCGACACGCCGCCCGTCGCCCAGAACCCCGAGGACCCGTGGGGCGGCCGGACCCGGGTGAACTTCCTGCTCGTCGGCGGCGACGCGGCGGGCAACCGCACCGGCGTGCGGACCGACAGCATGAACGTCGCCAGCGTGGACATCAAGACCGGCAATACGGTCCTGTTCAGCCTGCCGCGCAACCTCCAGCACGTGCGCTTCCCGCCCTCCTCGCCGCTGCACAAGCAGTTCCCCAACGGCTTCATGGCCGAACTGCCGAACGGCGGCCTGCTCAACGAGGTCTGGCAGTACGCCAACGACCACCCGGAGATCATGGGCGGCAAGAACAAGGGCTCGCGGGCGCTGATGGACGCCATCGGCCACACGCTGGGCCTGAAGATCGACTACTACGCCCTGATCAACATGTACGGCTTCGCGGCGCTGGTCGACGCCATCGGCGGCCTGAAGATCCGCGTCGAGCAGGACGTCAAGTGGGGCGGCCTGTACGGCACGGCGGGCACGATCAAGGCCGGTACCCGGAAGCTGTCCGGCGAGCAGGCCCTCTGGTACGGCCGCTCCCGCGTGAACAGCGACGACTTCTCCCGCATGGGCCGCCAGCGCTGCGTCATCGGCGCCTTCGCCCAGCAGGCCACGCCGACCGTCATCCTGACGAACTTCAACAAGATCGCCGGCGCCGCGAAGCGCATGGCGTCCACGAACATCCCGCGGCCGCTCGTGCAGCCGCTGGTGGAGGTGGCCGTCAAGGTCAAGGACGCCAAGATCACCAGCCTGCAGTTCGTGCCGCCGGACTTCTGGCCGGGCAGCGCGGACTGGGTGAAGATCCGCCAGGCCGCGAAGAAGGCGATCAACGACTCCATGCGGCCGCGCAAGCAGGCTCAGACGGCCGGCGTCAGCGCCTCGCCCGGCGTCACGGGGGCCACGCCGACGAAGACCAGCGCGGCCTCGCCCACGCAGACCCCGACCCGCAACAGCCAGAAGAGCGGCGCCAAGTCCCTCGACGAGCTCTGCGGCCTCTGA